In the Synechococcus sp. MU1643 genome, CGTCGCGGTCGCTTTGATGCCGATCTGGTCGTTCTGCGGTCTCATTGCCGCGAACGCTCAGTGCAGGGGCTCGTGGTGGGATTGCCCCTGGATGCCGCGGGCCAGCCCACGGCCCAGGCGGAGCATTGCCAGCGTTACGGCCTGCGGCTGGCCGCCGCCCTTGAGCTGCCCCTGGCCTGGGTGAATGAACACAGCAGCACCTGGGCGGCCGGTGAACAGTTCGGGTTGACGGGCGACCGCAGCGGGCGTCTGGACAGTGCAGCCGCTGCCCTGCTGCTGGAGCAGTGGCTGGCGGAGGGTCCGGAGCTCAAACCGGCCCAACAGAGTGCGTCAAGGTCGGGCGCCGGGGCGGGCGATGGTGGATCCTGAGCCCAGTCAGAGCCGCGTAGATGTCTGAGTCGGGCCCCGGTAAGAGCAGCGATCACCCCACCCTGCTGGTACGCGACCGCGAGGGCCATGACCTGCTGTGCTTCCTCGAGCATCTGATCCCCATCGAGGGGCAGGACTACGCCCTGCTCTCGCCGGTCGACACGCCCGTGTCGCTGTTTCGGCTTAATGACGATGCTGAGCCAGTCCCCATCACGGAAGTCGCCAGCAGCGAGCCGATTCTCTCGGTGGCTGATGTGGTGCTCCAGGAGCATGACCTGGTCTTGGTGCGATCGGCGATCACCCTCACCGTCAGTGGTGAATTGGAGGAGCCGTATCAGGACGAGCTGGATGAGCTGGAGGACGATGACGACGTTGATGAGGACGCCGAGACCTTTGAACTGCTGGTGAGCTTCATGGTCGAAGCGGAGGAATACGGCCTTTACATCCCGCTCGATCCTTTCCTGGTGTTGGTGCGGATGGTCGATGGTCAGGCGGTGCTTCTGAGCGACGATGAGCTCGACCGCGTTCAACCCTTGATTGAGGCCGAACTGGAGGAGCGTGAATGGCCGGATTGAAGCCACAGCATTGGTTGACCCCTGATTGGGATTCGCATCTCACCATTGCCCAGCTTTCGATACCCCACCTCACGGCCCATGGCCTGAGGGCTGCTGTGATCGATGTCGACCGCACCCTCCTGCCCGGTCGTGATGTGACCTTGCCAGGGCCTGTGCGCGACTGGCTGGTGGATGCCGGCCGCCGCCTGCAACTGCATCTGTTCAGCAACAACCCCTCCCGCGATCGGATTGCCGCTGTGGCTGATCAGCTGGAGGTCAGCTTCACCTTTGGTGCTGGCAAGCCCCGGCGTGGCGCCCTGCGCAGCGTGGTTCGCGATCTCGCGCTGCCACCGGAGGCGATCGCGATGATCGGAGACCGTGTGTTCACGGATGTGCTCTGCGGCAACCGGATGGGGCTTTACACGGTGTTGGTGCGTCCGGTTCGAGAGGATGGCAAGCCCTGCCGCCATGACCGAGTGCAGCGGTTTGAACGCGCCATGGCCCGCGTCATGGGGGCCCCTTCAGCATGACCCTGTGGGTCGTGAAAGTCGGTACCAGCCTGCTTCGGGGGGAGACCGCCGCCACGATTGATGGCTACGCCCGCTGCTTCGCAGGGGCAATGGCCAGGGGGGATCAGGTGGTGCTGGTCACCAGTGGTGCCGTTGGGCTGGGCTGCCAGAAGCTGGCCCTCTCCAGACGACCTGACACGGTTGTGGCTCTGCAGGCCGCTGCAGCCATCGGGCAGGGCGCGCTGATGGCTCTTTATGAAAGGGCGATGGAACGCCACGGCTATTCCGTGGCTCAAGTGTTGCTGACCCGCTCCGATCTGGCCGATCGCCGTCGCTATCAGAACGCTTCGGGCACCCTGCGGCAGCTTCTGAGTTGGGGGGTGTTGCCGGTGATCAACGAGAACGATGCCCTCTCGCCGGCGGAGTTGCGCTTCGGCGACAACGACACCCTTTCGGCTTTGGTGGCCGCCGCTGTTGAAGCGCAGCAACTGATCCTGCTCACGGATGTTGACCGCCTTTATTCCTCCGATCCGCGGGTTGATGCCAATGCCGAACCGATCTCGGATGTTCGCCACCCCCGTGAGCTGGACCAGCTCGAACAGGGGGCCGGCGACGGTGGTCGCTGGGGCACCGGCGGCATGACCACGAAGCTGGCGGCAGCCCGCATCGCCACCGCTAGTGGCATCACTGTGCAGCTCGCCGATGGCCGCGACCCCGCTTGCCTCAAGGCCTTGTTGCAGGGGGAACGGGGGGGGACAGTGTTCCATCCCCACCCCGAACCTCTGGGTAATCGACGCAGTTGGCTCGCCCACGTGCTTCGGCCTGAGGGTGAACTGCAGCTGGATGCGGGGGCCTGTGATGCGCTGCAGCACCGTGGCGCGTCTCTGCTGCTGGTGGGTGTGACAGCGGTGCGGGGCGATTTCGCCGCCAATCAACCCGTTCGGTTGCTGGACCCCCAGGGCGAGGACCTGGGCCGTGGCCTCTGTTCGATGGACAGCGACCAGCTGCGGGCCGCGATGAATGATCCATCGCCGGGGGAGTCCTCCCCGGTGGTGGTGCATCGCGATGGTCTGGTGCTTCGCAGCCGGTAACCACGTCTACGATCCGCCGGAATGTTCTGGCCTCCATGCGTTTCAGCACCCTGATCAAGGTTTTGCAGACCGGTGATGCAGGCTTGCGCTGGAGCCAGGCGGGCTTGGACCCATGGCTTGAAGATGCTGCTTCGCTCGATCAGGCCTCAGCTGTGCAGCTCAGCTTTTTGGAGAAGGGCAACGCCCTCACGGCGGCCTTGGGTGCCAGCGGCGTGGGTGCCCTGCTGCTACCCGATCAACAGGATCTGATTGATTTGGCGTCGCAGCGTGGCATCGCCTTTGCGGTCTTCGCTGATCCGCGCCTGGCTTTTGCTGAAGCCCTCGATCAGTTGCATCCCCGACGCCGGCCCTTGGCGGAGATTCACCCCTCGGCGGTGATCGATGAACGGGCTGTGGTGGGCCCAGGCACGGCGGTGGGCCCGCGGGTCTGCATCGGTGAGGGCAGCCGTCTTGGTGCCGACTGCATCGTTCATCCTGGCGTCGTAATCTACGACGACGTGGTGGTGGGTGATGGCTGCGAGCTACACGCTAATGCCGTGCTCCATCCCGGCAGCCGTCTCGGACGTGGCTGTGTGGTGAACTCCAATGCCGTTGTCGGCTCCGAGGGCTTTGGCTTTGTGCCGACGGCGAAAGGATGGCGAAAAATGCCGCAGACCGGCCAGGTGGTTCTTGAAGACGGCGTTGAGGTGGGCAGCTGCACCACCATCGATCGCCCTTCCGTTGGGGAGACCCGCATTGGTGCCGGCACCAAGATCGACAACCTTGTCCAGATCGGTCATGGGGTCACCACTGGGCGTGGCTGTGCCTTCGCGTCCCAGGTGGGCATCGCCGGCGGCGCCCGGATCGGTCATGGGGTAATCCTGGCGGGCCAGGTCGGGGTCGGCAATCGTGTTGTCGTCGGCGATGGCGTCATCGCCAGCTCCAAGACCGGCATTCACGGTGATGTGGCCCCCGGAGAGGTGGTGAGTGGTTTTCCCGCGATTCCGAATCGCCTCTGGCTGCGATGCGCCGTCACCTTCAGCAAGCTGCCGGAGATGGCCAAGAGCCTGCGGGAGATGAAACGCGACACCCCTCAGTAACCTCAGCGGTCGACCTGCCGTACAGCACCGTCATGGCTCAGCATCGCGTCGTTCTCCTGCCCGGTGATGGCATCGGCCCCGAGATCACCGCTGTCGCCCGTCAGCTGCTGGAGGTGGTGAGCCAGCGCCATGGTTTTTCGCTGAGCTTCGAAGAGCAGCCCATCGGCGGCAGCGCCATCGATGCCACCGGTGAGCCGTTGCCCACTAGCACCCTGGAGGCCTGCAAGGCTGCCGATGCGGTGTTGCTCGCCGCCATCGGCAGCCCCCGCTTCGACAGCCTTCCCCGCGAGAAACGGCCAGAGACAGGCTTGCTTGGCCTGCGCTCCGGCATGGAGCTGTTCGCCAATCTGCGGCCGGTGAAGATTGTTCCGGCCCTCATCGATGCCAGCAGCCTCAAGCGTGAGGTGATCGACGGGGTGGACTTGATGGTGGTGCGGGAACTCACCGGGGGGATTTATTTCGGTCAGCCCAAGGGACGCATCCAGAACGAGGGGGAGGAGCGCGGTTTCAACACCATGACCTACTCCGCCTCGGAGGTGGATCGGATTGCAAAGGTGGCCTTTAAAATCGCCCAGGAACGGCGGGGCCGGCTCTGCTCGGTGGACAAGGCAAATGTGCTCGATGTCAGCCAGCTCTGGCGGGACCGGGTTGATGCCATGGCGCCCACCTATGACGGTGTGGAGGTGAGTCACATTTATGTGGACAACGCGGCGATGCAGCTGGTGCGTGATCCACGCCAGTTCGATGTGCTGCTCACCGGCAACCTTTTCGGCGATATCCTCAGCGACGAGGCGGCGATGCTCACCGGCTCCATCGGCATGCTGCCCTCGGCCTCCCTTGGCAGTGAGGGACCTGGTCTGTTTGAGCCTGTGCACGGTTCCGCCCCTGACATCGCCGGTCAGGACAAGGCCAACCCCATGGCCATGGTGCTGTCGGCCGCAATGATGCTGCGCATTGGTCTGAAAGAATCCGCGGCCGCCGATGATCTGGAAGCGGCCATCGACGCCGTTCTGGCCGGTGGCTTCCGCACCGGTGATCTGATGGCAGAAGGCTGCACCCAGCTGGGTTGTCGCGCCATGGGTGAGCAATTGCTTAAAGCTCTTTAAGCCCGAGATTGGTGCAATCGGGCCCTGATCTGGCAGGATCGCCGAGCCCTTAGTCCCTGCGTCGATGTCGAAGCGTCATCCGGTTGTCGCTGTTACCGGTTCTTCCGGAGCTGGAACCAGCACCGTCAAGCGCGCCTTCGAGCACATCTTTGCGAGGGAAGGCATTACCCCTGCAGTGGTGGAAGGCGATAGCTACCACCGCTACGAGCGGATGCCAATGAAACAGGCCATGGCGGATGCCCTGGCCAAGGGTGAGAACTTCTCCCACTTCGGCCCTGAGGCCAACCTCTTCGACAAGCTCGAGGAACTGTTCCGCACCTACGGCGAAACCGGTGCTGGTCAGAAGCGCTACTACCTTCACAGCGTCGAAGAAGCTGCTGAACACAACGCCCGTCTTGGCGTCAACCTCGAGCCGGGTCAGTTCACGCCTTGGGAAGACATCCCCTCAGGCACTGACGTGCTGTTCTACGAAGGCCTTCATGGTGGTGTGAAGGGCGAGGGCTACGACGTGTCCGCCCTGGCCGACCTCTTGGTGGGTGTGGTGCCGATCACCAACCTCGAGTGGATTCAGAAGATCCACCGCGACAATGCTGAGCGTGGTTATTCCGCTGAGGCCATCGTTGACACGATCCTGCGCCGGATGCCTGATTACATCAATCACATCTGCCCTCAGTTCAGCCAGACCGACATCAATTTCCAGAGGGTTCCCACTGTGGACACCTCCAATCCCTTCATCTGCCGGAACATTCCCACCCCGGATGAAAGCTTCGTGATCATCCACTTCCGCAAAGGTGCTCGTGAGAAGTGGGGGATCGACTTCGGTTATCTGCTGAACATGATCCACGATTCCTTCATGTCGAGCCCCACCAGCATTGTGGTGAACGGCGGCAAGATGGGTTTCGCCATGGAGCTGATTCTCACCCCGATCATTCACCGCATGATCGAAGAGAAGAACAAGGCCAGCTGATCGCTTCTCCTACCAACAATCGTCTCTACAATGGGCTCATCTGAGTGATCAGGTGGGCTCTATTTCTTTGTCAACGCCCTCCTTTGAAATCCGTGGAGCCTCGGGGGCGCCATCTACTCCCCGTTGGGACCGTATTGACAGCCGCTCTCTGATCGCCCAGGCCCGTCGCGTTTATTTCGCTTATCTCTCCAGCAGCCCTGCAGGGCAGGAGCCCCTCGGCGTGGTGGTGGATACGCAAGACCCCGATGGTCGGGTGGTCTTTGAGACCCCTGTTCTTCTGCCGCATGAAGAATTCATTGTCATCGATCTGATTCGGGGGCGCACGAGCCGTGGTCGGACCCGATGGAAGGGTTGATTCTGGCTTGGACCGGCCTGCTGGGCGCCTGCGTCGGCAGCTTCACCAACGTGGTGGCCTGGCGCTTGCCCCGCCAGGAATCAGTGGTCTTCCCTGGTAGCCACTGCCCCAAATGCGGCCACGTCATCCGCTGGCATGACAATCTCCCTGTGCTCGGTTGGCTGTTGCTGAGGGGGGCGCTGCCGCGACTGTGATGCAGCGATCAGCTGGCGTCACCCCGCAGTGGAAGCCCTAAGTGCCGGTCTCTCGATCTCGGCGTTTGTGGTGTGGCCTGGTGCTGGAGGGGGGCTGCCTGATCTCTGGCTCCCCTGGGCTGGTCTCCCCTTGATCGCGGTGCTCTTGCCGCTGGTGTTGATCGATCTGGATCACCTTTGGTTGTCGGAGCCCCTATGCCGCTGGGGGGTAGTGCTGGCCTTGCTGCTGTTGGAAGGTCTCAGTGCCCTGGCCGAGCGATTGTTGGGACAGTCCGCGCTGGGCCTCGGCGATGCAAAGTTGGCGGCGTTGGGTGGGGCATGGCTGGGCCCCGGGGGCATCGCAGCTGCGATGGCCCTTGCTATCGTGTCGGGAGCATTGGTCGAAAGCACAGCTCGCCTCAGTGGCCGGCTGGGTCCCAGGGAACCATTCCTCTTCGGTCCTTTTATCGCCTGGGCATTTGGCTGGTCTGGTTGACCGGTCCTCAGTTGTGGTGGACCACCTGCTTGATGTTGTTGGGCGCTTGATAAACCAGCTCTGTTCCCGGGCCGGCTTTTAATGGTGTGAGCTGACGGCCCTGTGTGTCTCTGTTCGATTGGTTTGCTGATCGCCGCAAGGGTCAGTACGTCGCCAACGTCAAGCAGGAACCGGATGAAGGCGATGGTCTCTGGAGCAAATGTCCGGAATGTGGTCAGGTCGTCTATCTCAAAGACCTGAAACTCAATGCCAGTGTTTGTGCCAAATGCGGCCATCACCACCGGATCGACAGTGCTGAACGCATCGCGCTGATCGCGGATCCCGACAGCTTCCAGGTGCTGAACGCGGATCTGGCACCAGTGGATCCTCTCGGATTCAAAGACCGACGCGCCTATGCCGACCGGCTGCGGGAAAGTCAGGCCTCGACGGGGCTGCGGGATGGTGTGGTCACCGGGCTTTGCCGGGTGGAAGGCATCCCGATGGGCCTGGCAGCGATGGACTTCCGCTTCATGGGGGGATCGATGGGCTCCGTGGTCGGGGAGAAAATCACCCGTCTGATCGAGGAGTCCACTGCCCGCAAGCTGCCGCTCCTGATTGTCTGTGCCTCCGGCGGTGCCCGGATGCAGGAGGGGATGCTCAGCCTGATGCAGATGGCGAAGATCTCCGGCGCGCTGGAACGCCACCGCGAAGCCGAGCTGCTTTACATGCCCTTGCTCACCCACCCCACAACGGGAGGTGTGACCGCCAGTTTCGCCATGCTGGGCGATCTGATTCTGGCGGAACCGAAAGCGTTGATTGGTTTCGCAGGGCGTCGTGTGATTGAGCAGACCCTCCGGGAAAAGCTGCCCGACAATTTTCAGACGGCCGAATATCTGCAGGAGCATGGGTTCGTGGACACGATCGTTCCCCGCACCCAGCTGCGCCCCACCCTGGCCAATATTCTTCGCCTGCACGGCTGCAAACCGATGGAGCTCACCAGCGCATGATCCGAGCTGGACTTGTTCTGATCCTGGCTTTGCTCTGCTGGGTCGCCCCCGTGCTGGCTGGCCCAGTGGAATGGATCGAGGTTCCCGCTACCGATGCGGGTCAGCAGTGGTGGGACCGCGGCAGTGTGCGCATTGATCGGGATGGATATCGAACCGTGCTGAGCCGCTTCACTCCAGCGGCCACCGACGACGAGGATCAGCCTTCCGGAGAGCTCTATGTGATGCAACTGGACTGCTCCCAGGAGCTGTATCGCGATAAACAAGTGAATGGTTTGCCTCGTTTTCGCGCCCATTGGCAGCCTGCCGGGGATGACGGGCTGATCACCTCTGTGATTAAGGCTGTCTGCACCGAACCCCTCCCCAGCTGAGATGTCTCCACAACCCCTTGGTGTTGCCCTTGCCGGTCTCGGCTTCGGGGAGAAGGTGCACTTGCCGGCCCTTGCTGCCGCGCGCGATCTTGATGCGGTTGCCCTGTGGCACCCCCGCCAGGAGCGCATGGATGCCGCCACTGCTGCCCATGGCTTGAAGGGATTCAGCGACTGGGACGCTCTGCTGGCCGATCCCGCGGTGGACGCGGTGGTCATCGCCACCCCCCCGGCACCTCGCTTTGACCTGGCCCGACGGGCCCTGGAGGCAGGCAAGCATTTGCTGCTCGAGAAGCCCATTGCTCTGCATGCCGATCAAGCCCGGGAGCTGCAGCGGCTGGCCTTGGCGCGCGGACTTTCGGTGGCTGTGGATTACGAATACCGGGCTGTTCCCCTGTTCATGCAGGCCGCACGCCTTCTGCAGACCGGTGCTGTCGGCACGCCCTGGCTGGTGAAGCTCGACTGGTTGATGGGCAGCCGAGCCGATCCCCAGCGCAGCTGGAACTGGTATGCCCAGGCGGATCAGGGCGGCGGCGTGATTGGAGCCCTGGGGACCCATGCCCTGGACATGCTGGCCTGGTTGATCGGTCCCCTGGGTGCCGTCCAGGCCCTGAACAGCGTTTCGATCAAGCAACGCCCTCACCCCGATGGTGGCCTGGCCGCCGTGGATGCCCCCGATGTGTCGCTGCTGCAGACCGTTGCCCATTGGCAGGGAAGGCAGGACCTGCCGGTGCCGGCTCAGGTCAGCCTCAGTTCCGTGTCGCGCAACGGTCGCGGTTTCTGCCTGGATGTGGTGGGTTCCTCGGGATCGCTGCTGCTCAGCAGCGCCAACCAGAAGGACTACGTCCATGGCTTTGAGCTGCAGCATGCCCCGATCGGTGAGCCCTTCCGTGCGGTGGAGCCCGCTGCCGACCTCGCCTTCCCAGAAACCTGGTCGGATGGCCGCATCGCCCCTGTGGCCAGGGTGCTGGGCTGGTGGGCCGAGAGCATTCGCCGTGGGCAACCGATGCTGCCTGGACTGGCCGAGGGCGTGGCGAGTCGTGTGGCTTGCGATCAGGCTGCCCTCGGCACATTGAATCTTGCGTAACACGCGGTAAAGTTGCCGCCGACTCGTCTTCGACGACCCCAACCCTCCGAGGATTTATCCATGGCGCTCGTTCCGCTTCGGCTCCTGCTCGACCACGCCGCTGAGAATGGCTATGGCATTCCTGCGTTCAACGTGAACAATCTGGAGCAGGTCCAGGCCATCATGGAAGCGGCTGACGAGACCGACAGCCCTGTGATCCTCCAGGCTTCCCGCGGTGCCCGTAGCTACGCCGGCGAGATCTTCCTGCGTCACCTGATCCTGGCCGCGACCGAGACCTATCCCCACATTCCCGTGGTGATGCACCAAGACCATGGCAACGCCCCTGACACCTGCTACTCCGCTGCCATCAACGGTTTCACCTCCGTGATGATGGACGGTTCCCTGGAAGCAGACGCCAAGACTCCCGCCAGCTACGACTACAACGTCAACGTCACCAAGCAGGTGGTGGACTTCGCTCACTCCGTGGGTGTGAGCGTTGAGGGTGAGCTGGGTTGCCTGGGCTCCCTGGAAACCGGCAAGGGTGAAGCAGAAGACGGCCACGGCTTCGAGGGCGAGCTGTCCAAGGACATGCTGCTCACCGATCCCGCTGAGGCTGCCGACTTCGTTGCCAAGACCAAGTGCGACGCGCTGGCCATCGCCATCGGCACCAGCCACGGCGCTTACAAGTTCACCCGCAAGCCCACAGGTGAAGTGCTAGCCATCAGCCGCATCGCTGAAATCCACAAAGCCATCCCCAACACCCACCTAGTGATGCACGGCTCCTCCTCCGTTCCCCAGGAATGGTTGGAGATGATCAACAAGCACGGTGGTTCCATCCCTGAGACCTACGGCGTTCCCGTCGAAGAAATCCAGGAAGGCATCCGCAACGGTGTGCGCAAGGTGAACATCGACACCGACAACCGTCTGGCCTTCACCGCCGCTGTGCGTGAAGCCGCCATGGCTGACCCTGCCAACTTCGATCCCCGCCACTTCAACAAGCCGGCTCGGAAGTACATGAAGCAGGTCTGCCTTGACCGCTATCAGCAGTTCTGGGCTGCCGGCAATGCCAGCAAGATCCAGCAGCAGAGCATCACCCACTTCGCCGGCCTGTACGCCAAGGGCGCTCTCGATCCCAAGGCTGCCGTCGCTGCCTGATCATCACGATCAAACGATCGATCACCGGGGGCCGAAAGGCCCCCTTTTTTGTTGCGCTGCTCCATCGTGAGCGGAGTCAGCCTTTGATCAGGCCATCAGGCTGAGACGGCCGTGGTTGCCATCCAGTTGCGCCTGCGCTCCCAGGGGCAAGGCCTGGTTGGGCCCTCCATGGCCCAGTGGCAGATTCAGCACCAGTGGAATACCGAGATCGCCAAGGCGTTCTTCAAGGATCTCGTCCATCGTGAAATCACCCGGAAGGATGTCGTCTTCTGCCCAGCTGAAGGGACCGCAGGCCACCCCTGCCAAGTGCTGCAACAGGCCTGCGCTGCGCCACTGGGTCAGCATCCGATCGACCCTGTAAGGCGCTTCGCCCACGTCTTCAAGCACCAGGATGGCCCCCTTCAGGGAGGGAAGCCAGGGCGTGCCGATTAGGTGGGTCGCCACGGTGAGGTTGGTGACCACCAAAGGGCCGCGGACGATCCCCCGTCGTCGTGACTCGCCCAGCAGGGGCGCCACAGGACGTCCGCAGAGCAAATCCACCGTGCGTTGCCACTGCGCCTCACTGCCGCCGCTGGATCCATGGATGGCACCCGGTAGCCCAGCGGCCCACTGGGCCAGTAGCAGGGAGCTGGTGTCGGAGAACCCCAGACTCCATTTGGGATGTCGCGGAAAGCGAAACCCAGCTTCGAGCACACGGGCAGCCCCCCAGCCACCGCCAAGGGTCACCACAGCATCCACGGTTGGATCATTCCAGGCTGATTTCAGATCCTGAACCCGTTCCTGGTCGGTTCCCGAGAAATAGCGCCATTGACGGGTGACGGCTGCGGGAATCTCCAGATGCCACTGCTGTTGATCACAGCGTTCGCGCAATGCCTGCAGATCGGTCTCCGGATCCATCCAGGTGCCGGGGTTCACGGCGCGGATGCGCGATCCAGGCTTGAGGGGTTTCAGCCTGCGCTGGGCAGCCATGCCCATGGGGGAGAGCAGGGCCGTGATGACGGTGGATGCCCCTGAAATCAGCAGCGTCCGTCGTGTTGGCATCAGCCCAGCAGGGCTTCCAGCATGCGGCGGCCGTCGGTTCCTCCCGTGGCTGGATCACAGGCCCGCTCCGGGTGGGGCATTAGGCCTAGAACACTGCCGCTGGCATTGGTGATGCCCGCGATGTCGGACACCGACCCATTGGGGTTGTTGCCATAGCTGAGGGCAATGGCGTCTTCGTCCTGAAGCTGCTTCAGCGTGTCATCGCTGCATTGGTAACGGCCTTCACCGTGGGCGATCGGCAGGGTCAAGGCTCCGTCGTTGTACCCCTGCATCCAGGCCGTGCGTTGGCTCACCACCTTGAGGGGCGCGTCCTCACAGATGAAGTGCAGATCCCGGTTCCGGGTGAGTGCACCGGGCAGGAGCCCCAGTTCTGTGAGCACCTGAAATCCGTTGCAGATGCCGAGCACGCGACCGCCCTTGGCTGCAAAGTCGATCAAGGACTGCAGGGCTGGCGCGAAGCGGGCAATGGCACCGCAACGCAGGTAGTCGCCATAGCTGAAACCGCCTGGCAGAACGATGGCGTCAAAGCTGCTGAGGTCGGTCTCCTCATGCCAGACCCGGCGCGTGCTTATCCCCAGGCAACCCTCGGTAGCCCATTGCACATCCCGATCGCAGTTCGAGCCTGGAAAAACGATGACCCCGATGCTCATGACTGCTCCAGCTCCAGGGTCCAGTCTTCGATCACCGGGTTGGCCAGCAAGCGATCACTGAGCAGTTCCAATCTGCGGCGGGCTTCGGCTTCATCAGGAGCCTCCAGCTCCATTTCCACGGCTTTGCCGATGCGCAGTTTGCTGAGGCCTTCCACCCCAAGTCGTTCAGCGGCACCACGCGCTGCTTCTCCGGCTGGATCTAGCACAGAGGGGCGCAGACGCACGAGGACGCGGGCTTGAAAACGCGGCACGATCAGCAACTGGTCTGATCAAATCCTGACAGACACCAAACCCTGAAGAGATCCGGTGCTCCTCAACGGCGTGACCATCGCCCGCCCCCATGGTGAAAAGGAGGCCATTAGCCAGTGTGTTGCCGAGTCGGTGTCTGTGTTTCGCATTCAGCTCTGGACCGCTGCTCTGCTGCTGATTGGCAGCTCAGCAGATGGAAGCTCAGCGGCAGCGACCTCGGTGCGTTGCCGGATTGCTCAGCA is a window encoding:
- a CDS encoding DUF3727 domain-containing protein; translated protein: MSESGPGKSSDHPTLLVRDREGHDLLCFLEHLIPIEGQDYALLSPVDTPVSLFRLNDDAEPVPITEVASSEPILSVADVVLQEHDLVLVRSAITLTVSGELEEPYQDELDELEDDDDVDEDAETFELLVSFMVEAEEYGLYIPLDPFLVLVRMVDGQAVLLSDDELDRVQPLIEAELEEREWPD
- a CDS encoding Gfo/Idh/MocA family protein — protein: MSPQPLGVALAGLGFGEKVHLPALAAARDLDAVALWHPRQERMDAATAAHGLKGFSDWDALLADPAVDAVVIATPPAPRFDLARRALEAGKHLLLEKPIALHADQARELQRLALARGLSVAVDYEYRAVPLFMQAARLLQTGAVGTPWLVKLDWLMGSRADPQRSWNWYAQADQGGGVIGALGTHALDMLAWLIGPLGAVQALNSVSIKQRPHPDGGLAAVDAPDVSLLQTVAHWQGRQDLPVPAQVSLSSVSRNGRGFCLDVVGSSGSLLLSSANQKDYVHGFELQHAPIGEPFRAVEPAADLAFPETWSDGRIAPVARVLGWWAESIRRGQPMLPGLAEGVASRVACDQAALGTLNLA
- a CDS encoding phosphoribulokinase, whose product is MSKRHPVVAVTGSSGAGTSTVKRAFEHIFAREGITPAVVEGDSYHRYERMPMKQAMADALAKGENFSHFGPEANLFDKLEELFRTYGETGAGQKRYYLHSVEEAAEHNARLGVNLEPGQFTPWEDIPSGTDVLFYEGLHGGVKGEGYDVSALADLLVGVVPITNLEWIQKIHRDNAERGYSAEAIVDTILRRMPDYINHICPQFSQTDINFQRVPTVDTSNPFICRNIPTPDESFVIIHFRKGAREKWGIDFGYLLNMIHDSFMSSPTSIVVNGGKMGFAMELILTPIIHRMIEEKNKAS
- the proB gene encoding glutamate 5-kinase — encoded protein: MTLWVVKVGTSLLRGETAATIDGYARCFAGAMARGDQVVLVTSGAVGLGCQKLALSRRPDTVVALQAAAAIGQGALMALYERAMERHGYSVAQVLLTRSDLADRRRYQNASGTLRQLLSWGVLPVINENDALSPAELRFGDNDTLSALVAAAVEAQQLILLTDVDRLYSSDPRVDANAEPISDVRHPRELDQLEQGAGDGGRWGTGGMTTKLAAARIATASGITVQLADGRDPACLKALLQGERGGTVFHPHPEPLGNRRSWLAHVLRPEGELQLDAGACDALQHRGASLLLVGVTAVRGDFAANQPVRLLDPQGEDLGRGLCSMDSDQLRAAMNDPSPGESSPVVVHRDGLVLRSR
- the lpxD gene encoding UDP-3-O-(3-hydroxymyristoyl)glucosamine N-acyltransferase — protein: MRFSTLIKVLQTGDAGLRWSQAGLDPWLEDAASLDQASAVQLSFLEKGNALTAALGASGVGALLLPDQQDLIDLASQRGIAFAVFADPRLAFAEALDQLHPRRRPLAEIHPSAVIDERAVVGPGTAVGPRVCIGEGSRLGADCIVHPGVVIYDDVVVGDGCELHANAVLHPGSRLGRGCVVNSNAVVGSEGFGFVPTAKGWRKMPQTGQVVLEDGVEVGSCTTIDRPSVGETRIGAGTKIDNLVQIGHGVTTGRGCAFASQVGIAGGARIGHGVILAGQVGVGNRVVVGDGVIASSKTGIHGDVAPGEVVSGFPAIPNRLWLRCAVTFSKLPEMAKSLREMKRDTPQ
- the ruvX gene encoding Holliday junction resolvase RuvX, giving the protein MRPRPCSILSLDVGRRRIGLAGCDALGISVTPLTALRRGRFDADLVVLRSHCRERSVQGLVVGLPLDAAGQPTAQAEHCQRYGLRLAAALELPLAWVNEHSSTWAAGEQFGLTGDRSGRLDSAAAALLLEQWLAEGPELKPAQQSASRSGAGAGDGGS
- the accD gene encoding acetyl-CoA carboxylase, carboxyltransferase subunit beta; translation: MSLFDWFADRRKGQYVANVKQEPDEGDGLWSKCPECGQVVYLKDLKLNASVCAKCGHHHRIDSAERIALIADPDSFQVLNADLAPVDPLGFKDRRAYADRLRESQASTGLRDGVVTGLCRVEGIPMGLAAMDFRFMGGSMGSVVGEKITRLIEESTARKLPLLIVCASGGARMQEGMLSLMQMAKISGALERHREAELLYMPLLTHPTTGGVTASFAMLGDLILAEPKALIGFAGRRVIEQTLREKLPDNFQTAEYLQEHGFVDTIVPRTQLRPTLANILRLHGCKPMELTSA
- the leuB gene encoding 3-isopropylmalate dehydrogenase; protein product: MAQHRVVLLPGDGIGPEITAVARQLLEVVSQRHGFSLSFEEQPIGGSAIDATGEPLPTSTLEACKAADAVLLAAIGSPRFDSLPREKRPETGLLGLRSGMELFANLRPVKIVPALIDASSLKREVIDGVDLMVVRELTGGIYFGQPKGRIQNEGEERGFNTMTYSASEVDRIAKVAFKIAQERRGRLCSVDKANVLDVSQLWRDRVDAMAPTYDGVEVSHIYVDNAAMQLVRDPRQFDVLLTGNLFGDILSDEAAMLTGSIGMLPSASLGSEGPGLFEPVHGSAPDIAGQDKANPMAMVLSAAMMLRIGLKESAAADDLEAAIDAVLAGGFRTGDLMAEGCTQLGCRAMGEQLLKAL
- a CDS encoding YqeG family HAD IIIA-type phosphatase; translated protein: MAGLKPQHWLTPDWDSHLTIAQLSIPHLTAHGLRAAVIDVDRTLLPGRDVTLPGPVRDWLVDAGRRLQLHLFSNNPSRDRIAAVADQLEVSFTFGAGKPRRGALRSVVRDLALPPEAIAMIGDRVFTDVLCGNRMGLYTVLVRPVREDGKPCRHDRVQRFERAMARVMGAPSA